The following is a genomic window from Aricia agestis chromosome 12, ilAriAges1.1, whole genome shotgun sequence.
ACTAATTGACTTATTAAATCAATTACACTCATTCAACTTGCAGATTGAGAGAAACGAAACATGTTTTCGTTTTGATGAGTTTATGTCTAATACAATATATACCCActtgctaataaaaatatttatacaatgaATATACAAGTTCTACTTGTCTTTGTATAtgatttgtatattattaattaatatgtataatatcttTTACGTAAGAGGATGTATGCAGTTTGAAGCTATAGgcatagataataaaaaaaaaaataagtgtaaTTGATTTATAAAGTAGCTACTCTACaaagagtaaaataaaattgtatgtcTACTAAATTTGCTACATATAAAAGCCACTAACACTAAGGCTGTTCCTTAATACAATGAAAGCTCAGTGATCCGACTTTGGCTGTAGATTTTGACAAGGACATCAATTTAAGATGTCTTCTAACGATTTATCCCACTATAAACAccataaatacttaattttaaacaatttacatatcatatatttaaattatattttgactaGATAATGAGATATTTGGGCAATACTTATGTAAAGTGTACATTTCTTACAGAAAACTTTTACATTAGCTTATGTAATAAGCGTAATTATTGTGCAACATTACACCGCATAAAACTACCGCAACCCCAACTAGTGTCCAAAAAACTACCAACATATACAGTATTTCAACACTCACCCCAACTCTCCGCAGTAGATCTCCGACTATATTGATTGCTGATACTCGGGCTGAAGGTGTCAATGTGTTACCGTTTACTTCCCCTGAAAATTATATTCAACAATTTGTAGTATGCAATGAAAATAGTCTGATAGTTGTGTCTAGTCTTAGatcaaacattattatttatgtgaAATATGTAACTTAACAGGTTCTAAGCAGTTCTATTAAAACTGCTCATACGAGATTTATACTAGCGTCTCGTGAAATCGCTCCCAACGCGAGCCCtgcgagccgcgccgcgagacgagccgcgagctcgagtttacactcaggtatcgcggcgcgtctcgcggctcgcctcgtTGCTCGCAcgcgagtgtaaatcgagtatGAGATATTTGGGAGCCCAaattcccaaaaataaaaactatgcctttacatccgttgtggatttatacagtatttttcagagtgaagtaaccactccttaaatgctgtagtgcctgggacaagatttttataTGTACTATATactgtatggttgcccaagcgcatacggcattcagtcggcctagtccagaggaaagaactagtcaatatgtctgggaccaactatgtgcaggtttcctcacgatgttttcctccaccgtacgagcgtccgtattatgtacttgatatcagaaaatgtctcataggtacacgcctccacccgggttcgaacctgcaccctctaggagtgcgaactgaaggtctacccattaggccaccgATGCTCCCCAAAAATAAGCACATTCCTAAAGGTGTATTAATAAGTTTTGTAAAGAAACATTACCAACACAAGGGCATTAAGACTTACTAAAAAAATAGTGCCCTTGCTTAAGTGAAGGTACCAAGATCACATAAGTAGCTGCTACCTTGTAATAAactgtaataaacaaatttaataaaagaggggtatgaatattttgttaattacaaATACTTGTAAAAACAAATTCATAACCCtattttttattgctttttagtaaaaaaaaaaattaagtacagtTACTTACTTTTCAGTGGTGAGGTGACTGATGTTTGTGTTTCTATTTCTACACGAGCAGTAGAGTGGCCGTTACATAGATTCTCATTTGTACTCTCTTCTTTTTTGAGGATAGGAATTTTCTCTATTACTTTTAATTCTTGTTTCAGAtctatcaaaataataattatagaatttCAACAGTTCAAAAATACaaattgtatattatagtaaattGTTGAGAACTTCATTCcaatataaaacaatttacCTCTTGCTTCATCTGTTGCTCTCTGCAGTTTTACCCTAAGGTTTTCTAATTCATCTACTTCACTTTCTAGAACAGCATTTCGTTCATATGCTTGATTTAACAGTGTTTCGATACACGACACCGACTCtgatattattcttaaataaaaaaaggtgATTGTTTGTCATACAATCTAATGATGAAAATCATTAGATTGTATGACACACAATTAGATAACAGgagtctaataataatattatcaacccTTTCATTTGCTAGATCAGGGATTCCCTGATCTGGCTGGCCTGGatttgggaacccctgtgctagataaatatataattaaataaaaaaataaggataAATATATTAACCCCTTATATTAACAGAAGCAAAAAATACTTGATTTCCATTTTTTCTTCAAAACATTGGGTTATAgacaaatagtaaaaaaatgcaagagagaaaactttaaataatgttGTAGTAAACTGTTGCACAAACTACCATACCTGTTCATGACAGGTAGTAATTAGAACTTATTAGTGcttgttattaaataacaattCACACTTGTACATATTAATGAAGTAATTACTTCTTTGAACTGAATCAATGATCGTAACAAGATGATCAAAAATCATTTCAAGATAGAAAAATGAATAACACTATTGAGAAACTTTACTACTGGAGGTCAGTATAGTTGTTCATAACAGCTCTTCAACTTTGACTGATAATGTGAATTAAGCAATAACCATTAACCCtttgatcgtggaaaaacgagacacaatagaatttctatagtgtctcggtcaccggtgacagTATGGGGCTTTATGAATTAATACAGTATCACAGTGATTTTCCTTTAGGCTTGGGGCACTATCATGACACCAGAATGTTACCACAAGTTATAAAGACTAAGTCTCTCTTTAATAGAAAAAGTAAAtgcaaaaacaataaaataaaagctcACCTCTGTCCTCTTTCTAAATCATCATTCTTTTGTTCCAATTCTCTGATATAAATTCCTTGTTTATCCTTCTCCTTTTTTAGTGTTTGTATCTCTTTTTCTAAAGCCTCTGTTTCGTGATGACTTCTTTCCAGTTTGTTCTGAAATAaacatcaatattttttttgcaaatactgATAATTtgtacaaaacacacatttgtacagtaatgttttttttattgttactaaCCCTGAGTGATGCTATTTCGTCTTTCAAACGTTCATTCTGATTCATCAAGTCCTTGTTCTGCTTTTCAACCTGATCCAAGGAAGCTTCCAATTCCTTCTCGAGCTGTGCTGAATTTTCCGTATACTCGTCGAGTTCATGTTGTATATCGTTAGCTCTGTAATGACATCATTTTCAGAAATCACATCACCAAACTAAAAATACTGAGTACACAATGAGCGCGAATCTTACTTTTGTTCATAATGTTTTGCTTGCTTTTTCCAATATTCTAATGAATCAGGTTCCAACTGCTTTGGGGATTCCATTTTCAAGATTTCACTGATATCACCTAAATCTGAAATTAAATAACCGTCTGTATGTAGGACATAAAGACCGTATTAATTGAAGTGTTTTTATGTTCTAAACGTAGTATTTCgtagaaatatttattaaatcatCGTAACAAACGTAAAACGCAAATGTATTCAGAATTTAACGAATTATGACACAACAACTTCCTCATACAAACaaggctgattttttttttaaacttgatACTGGTATAAGGTACCgtcttagagtatacattagcaagctataatgtatactctatgggTACCGTAAACTACCATTCATTGGACAGCTATGACCAGGCTATGACTTATGagctatatataataaatatatttgattattgatattaataaaacaatataaaacttaaaataataaatacgaaCCGCTTTCatatagt
Proteins encoded in this region:
- the LOC121732826 gene encoding nuclear distribution protein nudE homolog 1 isoform X2 — protein: MESPKQLEPDSLEYWKKQAKHYEQKANDIQHELDEYTENSAQLEKELEASLDQVEKQNKDLMNQNERLKDEIASLRNKLERSHHETEALEKEIQTLKKEKDKQGIYIRELEQKNDDLERGQRIISESVSCIETLLNQAYERNAVLESEVDELENLRVKLQRATDEARDLKQELKVIEKIPILKKEESTNENLCNGHSTARVEIETQTSVTSPLKREVNGNTLTPSARVSAINIVGDLLRRVGLERFLCHECGKVKCTCGVSTVAEYRAPEVGDHGNGNATPDDTDPVEFRTPAPFTRQYSRSEQSKSYSQKPQTQIPPDKVPENGKLRRSFIVRSREGLENFLNFSSAKKALESKLASCRGTVRPKEHSPNSSSDVSKDYRCVLKN
- the LOC121732826 gene encoding nuclear distribution protein nudE homolog 1 isoform X1, whose protein sequence is MESPKQLEPDSLEYWKKQAKHYEQKANDIQHELDEYTENSAQLEKELEASLDQVEKQNKDLMNQNERLKDEIASLRNKLERSHHETEALEKEIQTLKKEKDKQGIYIRELEQKNDDLERGQRIISESVSCIETLLNQAYERNAVLESEVDELENLRVKLQRATDEARDLKQELKVIEKIPILKKEESTNENLCNGHSTARVEIETQTSVTSPLKREVNGNTLTPSARVSAINIVGDLLRRVGALESKLASCRGTVRPKEHSPNSSSDVSKDYRCVLKN